The Couchioplanes caeruleus nucleotide sequence CTGGTCAACATCTTCAACCCGGAGGCGGTGATCTTCGGCGGCACGCTGCGCGACCTGTACCTGGTGGCGGCGGCGCAGATCCGCTCCCGGCTCACCGAGGTGGCGCTGCCCGCGTGCCGCGAGGACATCCGGCTGCGCACCCCCGAGCTGGGCCGGGACGCGGCGCTCATCGGAGCGGCGGAGCTCGCTTTCGAACGGCTGCTGGCGGATCCGCTGTTGTAAGGTGCGGCCGTGAGCATGCGCGCTTCCGACGAGGATCGGCAGCGGATCGTGGCCGCGCTCGAACGGCACACCGGCGCCGGACGGCTGACGCTGGACGAGTTCGCCCAGCGGGTCGGCGTGGTGGCCGACGCCCGCACGCTGGACGAGCTCGCCGCCGTGGTCAGCGACCTGCCCGCCGAGCAGGCGGAGGAGCGGCAGCGGCGCGAGTTCCTGCTCCTGCTGGCCGTCGCCATCGTCACGCTGGCTCTGCTGGGCGCGTTCCTGGCGCTGCGCTAGTCGTACCGACCGGCGGCGTGCCGTGCCACGACGCCCACAGGGCCGCGTACGAGCCACCTGCCGCGACCAGCTCGTCGTGCGATCCCAGCTCGGTGATCCGCCCGTCCTCCACCACCGCCACCCGGTCGGCGTCGTGGGCGGAGAACAGCCGGTGCGCGATCGCGATGACCGTACGCCCCTTCAGCACCGCCGCCAGCGACTGCTCCAGGTCCCGGGCGGCCCGCGGGTCCAGCATCGCCGTCGCCTCGTCGAGCACCAGCGTGTGCGGGTCGGCCAGCACCAGCCGGGCCAGCGCCACCTGCTGCGCCTGCGCGGCGGACAGGCTCACCCCGCCCGCGCCGACCACCGTGTCCAGTCCGTCGGGCAATTGGTCCGCCCACTTCAGGGCGTGCACGGCGGCCAGCGCCTGCCGGACGTCGGCCGCCGAGGAGCCCGGCCGGACCATGGCGATGTTGTCGCGCAGCGTACCGATGAAGACGTGGTGTTCCTGGCTGACCAGCGCGACCTCGGAGCGCAGCCGGTCCAGCGGCAGCCCGGCCAGCGCGACCCCGCCGACGGTGATGGACCCGCGGCCGGGCGCGTGCACCCCGGCCAGCAGCCGGCCCAGCGTGGACTTGCCGGCGCCGGACGGCCCCACGATCGCCAGCCGCTCCCCCGGCGCGATGGTCAGCGAGATGCCGTGCAGCACCTCGCGCCCCGGCACGTACGAGAACCGCACGTCCCGGGCGACGATCTCCGCGCCGTCCGGGGTCTGCGCCGTGGGGGCCGCCGTTCTGAACGAGACGCCGAGCAGCCGGGCCAGCGACGCGGCGCCCACCTGCAGCTCGTCGAGCCAGCCGAGGAACCGGTCGATCGGGTCGACGAGCATCTGCGCGTACAGCACGGCGGTGGTGACCTGGCCGAGCCCGACCCAGCCCTGCAGGTAGAACCAGCCACCCAGCAGCAGCGTGCCGACCACGGGCAGCACGTAGCCGACCTCGATCGACGGCATCCAGACCGTCCGCAGGTACAGCGTGTACCGCTCGGCGGCCCAGGAGTTGCGCAGGTCGTCGTCCGTACGCCCGATCCGCTGCCGCTGCCGGCGCAGCGCATCCACCGTGCGCGCCCCCTCGACGGTTTCCGCGAGACCGTCGGTGACCTGTGAGTACGCGGCGTTCTGCCGCAGATAGCCGGCGGACGCCCGGCGCAGGTACCACCGCGTGGACCAGGTCAGCACCGGCACGGCGACCAGCAGCGGCAGCGCGAGCAGCGGGCTGACCAGGATGAGAGCGCTCACCGCGAGGCAAGCCGTGATCAGCGCGATCAGCGTCTCGGGCACCGCGAAGCGCAGGCACCTCGACAGCGCGTCGACGTCCCGCGACGTACGGGTCAGCAGGTCACCGGTGCCCGCCTTCTCCACGGTGGAGAGCGGGATCGTCAGGACCCGGTCGACGAACTCCTCCCGCAACTCGGCCAGCACCCGCTCGCCGAGCCGCGCCGACGCCAGGTACGCGAACCGCACCAGCACCGCCTGCGTGACGACGAAGACGGCGATGGTGAGCGCGATGCGGTCGACCGTACCCACGCCCGCGCCGTGCTGAATCGATTCGACCAGCTCGCCGAGCAGCCGCGGGCCGACCAGGCCCGCGATCGCGGCGACCGCATGCAGGACGACGGCGGTCAGCAGGGCGCGCGGATGCCGGCGGAACAGATCGCGGGCGTACCGGCGCACCTGGCGGTCGTCCGCCACCGGGAGCGCGTTGCTCACTCGCGCAGCACCGTCCTCGCGTAGGCGAAGCTGCTGTCCAGCAGCTCGCGATGGGTTCCCTCGGCGACCACCGTCCCGTCCTCGACGTAGACGACGTGGTCGGCGCGGTCCAGCACCAGCGGGCTGGTGGAGCAGACGACGGTGGTGCGACCGGCGCGGGCCGTCGCGAGCCGGTCGGCGATGCGGGCCTCGGTGTGCGCGTCGACCGCGCTGGTCGGCTCGACCAGCACGAGGATCTCCGGGTCCGCGACGAGCGCGCGGACCAGCCGGAGCCGCTGCTGCTGGCCGCCGGAGAAGCTGCGGCCGCGCTCGGCGACCTCACTGTCCAGGCCGTCCGGCAGCGCCTCGACGACGTCGGCCGCCGACGCGGCCTCCAATGACACCGCGACCCTGCCGGTCGCCTCCGGGTCCAGGTCGGCGCGCAGCGGCCCGGAGAACAGCCGGGCGTCGTTGTCGGCCACGACGATCCGCTCCCGCACGGCCGCCGGGTCCAGGTCCTTCAGCGGTACGCCGCCCAGCGTCGTCCCGGCGCCCGAGGCGGTGTAGCGGCCGAGCCGGTCCGCGATGGTCACGGCATCGGCGGGCACCGCGGCGGCGATGGCCGTGACCAGCCCCGGCCGCACCACCACGCCGGACACCGGGTCGACCAGCTCCCCGCGCTCGGGCATCGGTACGGGCCGGGCGGGACCCGGGAGATCCGTACGCACCCGCAGCATCGACACGACCCGGCGGCTGGAGACGTGCCCGCGGATCAGCTTGTCGATCGTCTCCGTGAGCTGGCGCAGCGGCGAGACGAGGAACGCCGCGTACCCGTAGAACGAGACGAGCTGCCCGACCGTGATCTTCCCGGAGATCGCGAACCGCGCGCCGAGCCACGTGACCAGCACCAGGAACGTCCCCGGCAGCAGCACCTGGGCCGCATTGAGCAGCGCCTCCACCCGGGCGACGCGCACCCCCGCGGCACGCAGCGTCTGTGACTCGGCGCGGTACCGCTGGGACATCACCGGCTCGCCGCCGACGCCCCGCAGCACCCGCAGGCCGCCGACCATGTCCGTGGCCCGGCCGGTGAGCCGCCCCTGCTGCTCCCGGTACGCCTGCTGCCGGTGGTGCAGCGGCCGGATGAGCACGCTGACCACGGCCATCAGCAGCGGGATGCCCAGCACCACGACCAGGCCCAGCGGCACCGACGTGACCAGCAGGATCGTGGTGACGGTGATGACGGCGACGACCGAGCCGACCCCTCGCGCGAGGATGTCGACGGCGTTGCCGATGTGCGTGATGTCGGCCGTACCGATGGCGACGACCTCGCCCGCGTCGAGCCGCCGCGGCAGCGCCACCCCGAGCCACCCCGCCTGCCGGACGGCGACCTGCACCGTACGGTAGGCCGCCGACAGCCAGTTGTAGACGGCCCGGCGGTGGCGCAGCAGGCCGGCGCCGGCCTGCACGAGGCCCACGGCGAACAGGACCATGCTCCAGATCAGCAGCTCACCGCCGTCGCGGTGGGCCAGGCCGGCGTCGATGGCCTTGCCGATCACCGCGGGGGTGAAAGCCTGGCAGACCATCCACACGACGGCGAAGAAGATGGCGGCGCTGACGGATACCCACGCCTGCCGGACGAGCCACCCCAGATAGCGGGTGGCGGACCGGTCGTCGGGGGAGCCCGGATCGGGTGGGGGCAGTTCACGCATCGCCCCTCGACGTTACGTAACGCTGCCGTCACGATCCAGAGTGTTATCTATCGACCGGAGTGAAATCCCACACGTGTGGCGAACGGGCAACCAGGTGTTCCGGCGGAGCGGGCAGCTCACCGGGGGTGTTCCGCCACTTCGAGATGACCACGATGCGCTGGTCGGTGGAGGAGAAGACCTCGCTGGACACGTGGGAGGGCAGCACCTCCAGCTTGGGCAGTTCGCGGTCGCAGACCCAGCTGAGCAGCTCGTCGAAGCCGCCGCGCGAGGCGCGTACCTCCCACATCCGTGCGATCATGCGAGCTTCCTACCCCGTCACAGCGACCGAGGTCAATGACATCGCGGAATCCGCCGGCAGGTCCAGCCGGCTCGGTGCCACGCCGGCCGCGACCAGGTGCGAGCCCAGCGCCGCCACCATCGCGCCGTTGTCGGTGCACAGCTGCGGGCGCGGTACGCGGACCCGGATCCCCAGCTTGGCGGCACGCTCCTCGGCCAGGACCCGCAGCCGCGAGTTGGCGGCCACCCCACCGCCGATGATCAGCGTCTCGACGCCGTGCTCGCGGCACGCGTCCAGCGCCTTGGCGGTCAGCACGTCGCAGACGGCCTCCTGGAATCCAGCGGCGACGTCGGCCACCGGCACCGGCTCGCCGCTGCGCTCGCGGGCCTCGACCCAGCGCGCCACGGCGGTCTTCAGCCCGGAGAACGAGAAGTCGAAGCGATGGCGCTGGAGGTCCTTCGGGGCGGTGAGGCCGCGGGGGAACGCGATCGCGCCCGGGTCGCCGTCGCGCGCCGTACGGTCGATCACCGGCCCGCCGGGGAAGCCCATGCCGAGCAGGCGCGCCACCTTGTCGAACGCCTCGCCGGCCGCGTCGTCGATCGTCGCGCCGAGCGGTGTCACGCCGGCTGTCAGGTCGTCGACCAGCAGCAACGACGAGTGCCCGCCCGACACCAGCATCGCCACGGCGGGCTCCGGCAGCGGTCCGTGCTCCAGGGTGTCCACCGCGACGTGCGCCGCGAGATGGTTCACCCCGTAGATCGGCTTGTCGGCTGCCAGCGCGTACCCCTTGGCCGCGGCGACCCCGACCAGCAGCGCGCCCGCAAGACCCGGCCCGGCCGTCACGGCGATCGCGTCGACGTCGGCGAGCGTGACGCCCGCCTCGTCGAGCGCCCGCTGCATGATCGGGACGATCGCCTCCAGATGGGCGCGGCTGGCGACCTCCGGCACGACCCCGCCGAACCGCGCATGCTGGTCGACGCTGGAGGCGAGCGCGTCGGCCAGCAGCGTGTGCCCGCGCACGATGCCGACGCCGGTCTCGTCGCAGGAGGTCTCGATCCCGAGGACCAGAGGCTCGTCAGGCATCGCGCATCATCACCAAGGCATCCGTGTTGCTGGGCTGGTAGTAGCCGCGCCGGATCCCGACGGGCTCGAAATCGTACGTCGCGTACAGGTGCTGGGCCGGCGCGTTGTCCACCGCCACCTCCAGCAGCACCTTCCGGCCGGCGGCCCGCTCGAGCAGCGTCTCCAGCAGCCGGCGCCCGATCCCCCGCTTCTGCGCGTCCCGGCGCACCGCGATGTTCTGCACCCACGACTCGGTGTCGTCGGTCACGGAGAGGCCCGCGTAGCCGAGCACCTCGCCGTCCTCCTCGGCGACCACGTAGAAATGCCGCTGGGCCAGCTCGTTCCAGAACATGGCCGCCGACCACTTCTCCGCGCCGAACAGGTCGTCCTCGACGGGCAGCACCTCGGCGATGTGCCACCACCGGAACCGCACGATCTCCATCAGGGCAGCACGGGCTTCCGCTGCGCGGCGGCGACCGCGTCGGGCCGCCGCAGATACAGCGGGGTGAGCGGATCCCCCGGCGCACCCGACCGGATCCTGTCGAGAGCCAGCGCGATCAGCGCCTCACCGGAGGGATACAGCACCCGGTCGTCGATCGGGACGGCGAAAACCTCGGAATACTTGACCGCGCCCTCGCCCACGGCCCGGTCGGCGTCGACCTGCACGTCGGTGGGCTTCGCCACGTCGGGCCCGGTCACCCGCGCACCGTCCAGATAGGTCGCGAAGTACACCTCCCGGCGCCGGGCGTCGGTCGCCACCAGCACCCGCCCGGGACCTGCGGCCCGGCCGATCGCATCCAGCGAACAGATCCCGTACGCGGGAATGCCGAGCGCCTGCCCCATGCTCGCCGCGGTGGCCAGCCCCACCCGCAGCCCGGTGAACGGCCCGGGCCCGGTCCCGGCCACGATCGCGCCGAGTTCGCCCGGCTGCACCCCGGCGTCGCCGAGGACCCGACGGATCTGCGGGGCGAGCAGCTCCCCGTGCGCCCGCGGGTCGACGGTCCGCCGCTCCCCGAGCCCCTTGAGACCGCCGTCGGTGACCTCGGCCAGCGCGGCGGTGACCGCGGGGGTGGCGGTATCGAGAGCGAGAACGAGCACCTCCAAACACTAGCCGCCGCTGCGTGGGACGCTGCGGACCCGTCCCGCCCGGCAGCGGCTCCGACGGCGACCCGGTCCACCTGCGCCGGGTCACCGGCGGGTGCCTCCGCCGGCTGCCGGCCTTTCGCCCGTCCGCGGCCCGGTCAGGCGCGTGGGTCCCCGTCGACGACGGGGCGGCCGCCGCCCGCTGCCGGCCTTTCGCCCGTCCGCGGCCCGGTCAGGCGCGCGGGTCCCAGTCGACGACGGGGCGGCCGGCGTCGGCCAGGGCCTTGTTGGTGGCGCTGAACATCCGGGCGCCGAGGAAGTCCTTGCCGCCGTTGAGCGGGCTCGGATGACCCGATTCGATCACCACGTGCGCCGGGTTGGTCACCAGGGCGGCCTTCTTGCGGGCGTACGAGCCCCAGAGCAGGAAGATCACCCGCTCGGCGCGCGCGTTCAGCGCCCGGATCGTGGCGTCGGTGAAGACCTCCCACCCCCTGTTCTTGTGCGACCCGGCAGCTCCCGCGCGTACGGTCAGCACCGCGTTGAGCAGCAGCACGCCCTGCCGTGCCCACCCGGTCAGGTCGCCGCTCGCCGGCGGTGCCACGCCGACGTCCGCCGCCAGCTCCTTGTAGACGTTGCGCAGCGACGGAGGCACCCGCACGCCGTCGCGGACGCTGAAGCTGAGCCCGTGCGCCTGCCCCGGCCCGTGGTACGGGTCCTGCCCCAGCAACAGCACCCGGGTCCGTTCCGGCGGGCACAGCCGGTACGCCGCGAACAGGTCCTCGACCGGCGGGTACACGGTGTGCCGGGCGTACTCGTCCGCCACGAACGAACCCAGCGCCTCCGTGGCAGCCGGGTCGAGAAGCGGGGTGAGCTCGGCGCGCCAGGCGGGCGGAAGCAGCTCAAGCAGGTTCACAGGCGTCACAGTTTCTCGAGGCGGTCGGCCCAGTCGCCGCCGTACGGCAGCAGGTCCAGCACACGGGTGTCGTCGTCGAGGCGGTCGATGCGCACCGCCAGGTACTCGTCGTTCAGCTGCTCGACCAGCCCGGCACCCCACTCGACGACGGTGACCGCCTCCTCGGCGGACGCGTCCAGGTCCAGGTCGTCGATCTCGGCGCGCGGGTCGGCGGCGTCCCCCAGCCGGTACGCGTCCGCGTGCACCAGCGGCAAAGAGCCGCCCCGCGCCGGGTCCGGACGGTGCACCCGGGCGATGACGAACGTCGGCGAGGTGATGTCGCCCAGCACTCCCAGCCCGGCGCCGATGCCCTGCACCAGCGCGGTCTTGCCGGCGCCGAGCGGGCCGGTGAGCAGCAGCAGGTCGCCGGCGTGCAGCAGGCCGGCGAGGCGCCGTCCGAAGTCGCGCGTGTCGTCCACGGTGGCGAGCCGGATCCCGGTGGTGGTCACGAGACCTTCTTCAGGAAAGCGATCAGAGCCTCGTTCACCTCGTCGGCCTTCTCCAGCATCACCACGTGCCCGGTGTTCTCCACCTTCAACAGCTCGGCCTCCGGGAGGTGGCGGAGGATCTCCTCCGAGTGGGTCACCGGCGTGAGGTAGTCCTTCGTGCCGACCACCACCAGCACCGGCACGCCCCGCAGCGCGGACAGCGCCGGGAAGCGGTTGTGCGTGTACAGCGTGCGCAGATAGCGGGTGAGCGTCTCGACGGACGTCCGGGAGTTCATGTGCTCCACGAACGTGACCAACGACGGGCTGGGCCGGGCGTCGCCGAAGCCGTACCGGCGGGTGAGCAGCCAGGCGAGGTCCGACGAGGCGACCCGGGCCCGGTCGATCGCGGTGCCGCCGATCCGGGCGGCGCCGCCCCACAGCGGGAAGAACGGCGCGCTGGCCCGGGCGACCAGCGACTGCACGCCGATCCTCGTCTTGT carries:
- a CDS encoding DUF1707 SHOCT-like domain-containing protein, which codes for MRASDEDRQRIVAALERHTGAGRLTLDEFAQRVGVVADARTLDELAAVVSDLPAEQAEERQRREFLLLLAVAIVTLALLGAFLALR
- a CDS encoding ABC transporter ATP-binding protein; translated protein: MSNALPVADDRQVRRYARDLFRRHPRALLTAVVLHAVAAIAGLVGPRLLGELVESIQHGAGVGTVDRIALTIAVFVVTQAVLVRFAYLASARLGERVLAELREEFVDRVLTIPLSTVEKAGTGDLLTRTSRDVDALSRCLRFAVPETLIALITACLAVSALILVSPLLALPLLVAVPVLTWSTRWYLRRASAGYLRQNAAYSQVTDGLAETVEGARTVDALRRQRQRIGRTDDDLRNSWAAERYTLYLRTVWMPSIEVGYVLPVVGTLLLGGWFYLQGWVGLGQVTTAVLYAQMLVDPIDRFLGWLDELQVGAASLARLLGVSFRTAAPTAQTPDGAEIVARDVRFSYVPGREVLHGISLTIAPGERLAIVGPSGAGKSTLGRLLAGVHAPGRGSITVGGVALAGLPLDRLRSEVALVSQEHHVFIGTLRDNIAMVRPGSSAADVRQALAAVHALKWADQLPDGLDTVVGAGGVSLSAAQAQQVALARLVLADPHTLVLDEATAMLDPRAARDLEQSLAAVLKGRTVIAIAHRLFSAHDADRVAVVEDGRITELGSHDELVAAGGSYAALWASWHGTPPVGTTSAAPGTRPAEPA
- a CDS encoding ABC transporter ATP-binding protein is translated as MRELPPPDPGSPDDRSATRYLGWLVRQAWVSVSAAIFFAVVWMVCQAFTPAVIGKAIDAGLAHRDGGELLIWSMVLFAVGLVQAGAGLLRHRRAVYNWLSAAYRTVQVAVRQAGWLGVALPRRLDAGEVVAIGTADITHIGNAVDILARGVGSVVAVITVTTILLVTSVPLGLVVVLGIPLLMAVVSVLIRPLHHRQQAYREQQGRLTGRATDMVGGLRVLRGVGGEPVMSQRYRAESQTLRAAGVRVARVEALLNAAQVLLPGTFLVLVTWLGARFAISGKITVGQLVSFYGYAAFLVSPLRQLTETIDKLIRGHVSSRRVVSMLRVRTDLPGPARPVPMPERGELVDPVSGVVVRPGLVTAIAAAVPADAVTIADRLGRYTASGAGTTLGGVPLKDLDPAAVRERIVVADNDARLFSGPLRADLDPEATGRVAVSLEAASAADVVEALPDGLDSEVAERGRSFSGGQQQRLRLVRALVADPEILVLVEPTSAVDAHTEARIADRLATARAGRTTVVCSTSPLVLDRADHVVYVEDGTVVAEGTHRELLDSSFAYARTVLRE
- the tsaD gene encoding tRNA (adenosine(37)-N6)-threonylcarbamoyltransferase complex transferase subunit TsaD; this translates as MPDEPLVLGIETSCDETGVGIVRGHTLLADALASSVDQHARFGGVVPEVASRAHLEAIVPIMQRALDEAGVTLADVDAIAVTAGPGLAGALLVGVAAAKGYALAADKPIYGVNHLAAHVAVDTLEHGPLPEPAVAMLVSGGHSSLLLVDDLTAGVTPLGATIDDAAGEAFDKVARLLGMGFPGGPVIDRTARDGDPGAIAFPRGLTAPKDLQRHRFDFSFSGLKTAVARWVEARERSGEPVPVADVAAGFQEAVCDVLTAKALDACREHGVETLIIGGGVAANSRLRVLAEERAAKLGIRVRVPRPQLCTDNGAMVAALGSHLVAAGVAPSRLDLPADSAMSLTSVAVTG
- the rimI gene encoding ribosomal protein S18-alanine N-acetyltransferase, with product MEIVRFRWWHIAEVLPVEDDLFGAEKWSAAMFWNELAQRHFYVVAEEDGEVLGYAGLSVTDDTESWVQNIAVRRDAQKRGIGRRLLETLLERAAGRKVLLEVAVDNAPAQHLYATYDFEPVGIRRGYYQPSNTDALVMMRDA
- the tsaB gene encoding tRNA (adenosine(37)-N6)-threonylcarbamoyltransferase complex dimerization subunit type 1 TsaB codes for the protein MLVLALDTATPAVTAALAEVTDGGLKGLGERRTVDPRAHGELLAPQIRRVLGDAGVQPGELGAIVAGTGPGPFTGLRVGLATAASMGQALGIPAYGICSLDAIGRAAGPGRVLVATDARRREVYFATYLDGARVTGPDVAKPTDVQVDADRAVGEGAVKYSEVFAVPIDDRVLYPSGEALIALALDRIRSGAPGDPLTPLYLRRPDAVAAAQRKPVLP
- the ung gene encoding uracil-DNA glycosylase; the protein is MNLLELLPPAWRAELTPLLDPAATEALGSFVADEYARHTVYPPVEDLFAAYRLCPPERTRVLLLGQDPYHGPGQAHGLSFSVRDGVRVPPSLRNVYKELAADVGVAPPASGDLTGWARQGVLLLNAVLTVRAGAAGSHKNRGWEVFTDATIRALNARAERVIFLLWGSYARKKAALVTNPAHVVIESGHPSPLNGGKDFLGARMFSATNKALADAGRPVVDWDPRA
- the tsaE gene encoding tRNA (adenosine(37)-N6)-threonylcarbamoyltransferase complex ATPase subunit type 1 TsaE — encoded protein: MTTTGIRLATVDDTRDFGRRLAGLLHAGDLLLLTGPLGAGKTALVQGIGAGLGVLGDITSPTFVIARVHRPDPARGGSLPLVHADAYRLGDAADPRAEIDDLDLDASAEEAVTVVEWGAGLVEQLNDEYLAVRIDRLDDDTRVLDLLPYGGDWADRLEKL